The Candidatus Bathyarchaeota archaeon genome contains the following window.
AAGAACGGCTGTGCATTTTAGCTCAGAAAGAAATTCATTATATGAATATTCGTAATCATAAAATGTATTTGGTGTATCGGTCATTAATTCATCCAAATGATTCTGTGCAAAGATACTCAATTCCTTCTCCTCTTTACTTCTAGTATAAAGCTTTGGAGCAATATCTGGTGTATGGGAAAGTAAGTGCAAGAAACTCAATTCAGTCAAGACTTTTGCTCTATTGTAAAGCGCCTCACGAATTATGACTGCTGAAAGAGGATCAATATAAAGCTCAGAGACTCTCCTTCCAAAATTAGTTGCGTTTAGGTAATTTCCAGCTATTTCTACCATTTCCGCTTCAGTAAGAAAATCTAAGATTGATTTCATCTTCTGATGAATTGTTTCGGAATCATTCTGATATGCATAAAAAGTCTCGCCGAAGAAATCATACAATCCTTTTTTAGTGTACACAAATTTTGATGCTATCGTGGAGAGAACGTGTGGTCTTAAAACTTTCTCAATAGCTAGTTTCGATTCTATTCTTTCAGGTTTTGCCTTGACATAATTCTCTATTAAGAATTCTTTTTCATCTTCTGTCTTTGCGATAAGAACCGATTCTCCAAAATCATCATATTTTGGCCTTCCAGCTCTACCTGAAAATTGTTTATATTCTAAGACTGATATCTGACCTCTTCCAAGACCGGGTTCATATCTGCTATAACTGCTAATTATAACAACACGAGCGGGTAAATTGACTCCTGCTGCTAAAGTAGGTGTTGCCGCAAGAGTCTTAATCTTTCTTTTTCTAAATGATTCTTCTATTATTTTCCGATGCCCGATTCCTAATCCAGCATGGTGAAATGAAGTCCCTTTTTTTATTTGACTGGCTAATTCTTCACTCAGTATTGTCTTTTCACCGGTCGAAAGGATTCTTTCAGCTATCTCCGATAGTATCGATTTCTCCCTTTGTGTTAACAAATCAGAAACCGCTTTTGAGGAATTTTTCCCCTGTTTTACTGCAGTTCTTCTAGTCTCAGTGAATGTGAGAGCTTGGCCGCCATTATATATCGTATCAGATATAATATCCAAAATGGGATCTTCTAACTTTGCCTTGATCTCTTTTATTGAACCATCATTGAATTCAATAATGTTGTCATAAAAAACGCCTTCTTTGAGAGGAACAGGGCGCCAATTCATAGTTATGGGGTTTGCTTTGATCCATTCTGCCATTTCTTCAGCATTTCTTATCGTTGCGCTTAAAAGAAGTATTTGTGCATTTGGATTGATCTTTTTCAGCTTAGTCAATATGACTTCAAGAGTGGGGCCTCTATCTGGTTCGGTTATTAGGTGAGTTTCATCTGCTACTATTGTTTTGATCTCATTTATCCAAGTTACTCCATGACGGAATAGACTATCTATT
Protein-coding sequences here:
- a CDS encoding DEAD/DEAH box helicase: MKVRDLPIPNDVKEILLNDGYDRLYPPQVESVNVGVLEGSNLVLASPTASGKTLIAELCIIKNILEKGGKAVYLTPLKALASEKYDEFLKYEDLRRDGNKLRIVISTGDFDRSDEWLRNYDIIISTNEKIDSLFRHGVTWINEIKTIVADETHLITEPDRGPTLEVILTKLKKINPNAQILLLSATIRNAEEMAEWIKANPITMNWRPVPLKEGVFYDNIIEFNDGSIKEIKAKLEDPILDIISDTIYNGGQALTFTETRRTAVKQGKNSSKAVSDLLTQREKSILSEIAERILSTGEKTILSEELASQIKKGTSFHHAGLGIGHRKIIEESFRKRKIKTLAATPTLAAGVNLPARVVIISSYSRYEPGLGRGQISVLEYKQFSGRAGRPKYDDFGESVLIAKTEDEKEFLIENYVKAKPERIESKLAIEKVLRPHVLSTIASKFVYTKKGLYDFFGETFYAYQNDSETIHQKMKSILDFLTEAEMVEIAGNYLNATNFGRRVSELYIDPLSAVIIREALYNRAKVLTELSFLHLLSHTPDIAPKLYTRSKEEKELSIFAQNHLDELMTDTPNTFYDYEYSYNEFLSELKCTAVLLEWINEKSEDEILSKHKVEPGDLARLVQNSEWLLYATHELAKLFGHKDLLNLLFELKIRVKNGVKQELVHLVQLEGVGRIRARMLFNSGYKSIDSLKSADISSLSKVPLIGISIAKKIKEQLGGKIKDSELKLIKEDNKSDEQSLLTEFKD